One genomic region from Yarrowia lipolytica chromosome 1C, complete sequence encodes:
- a CDS encoding uncharacterized protein (Compare to YALI0C03465g, similar to uniprot|P15992 Saccharomyces cerevisiae YBR072w HSP26 heat shock protein) produces MRHIIDYIDHPFRGVGDLTMSSPFLDNSLTRSPTSSQAPQLPSSFKFVPQMDLYNKPDRIRVSMSLPGVKMDDIVVEFEDEARVLSVSGETCSETDKDSLGLVINERQCGEFERRIRIPQGENIDPDHITAKLTNGVLEVVIPKIEGKPEPKKVNVDKE; encoded by the coding sequence ATGCGACACATTATCGACTACATCGACCATCCATTCcgaggagttggagacttgacaatgtcgtctCCATTCCTGGACAACTCGCTCACCCGGTCTCCCACATCGTCTCAGGCCCCTCAGctgccctcctccttcaagTTTGTGCCCCAAATGGATCTGTACAACAAACCCGATCGCATTCGAGTCTCCATGTCGCTTCCAGGCGTCAAGATGGATGACATTGTGGTGGAGTTCGAAGATGAAGCCAGAGTCTTGTCTGTCAGTGGCGAGACATGTTCAGAGACCGATAAGGACAGTCTGGGACTGGTTATCAACGAGCGACAGTGTGGAGAATTCGAAAGACGAATCAGAATCCCCCAGGGAGAAAACATCGATCCAGACCACATCACAGCCAAGCTGACCAACGGCGTTCTGGAGGTAGTCATCCCCAAGATCGAGGGTAAGCCTGAACCCAAGAAGGTGAACGTTGATAAGGAGTAG
- a CDS encoding uncharacterized protein (Compare to YALI0C03498g, Full length Line element,uniprot|Q8NIP3 Yarrowia lipolytica Reverse transcriptase) encodes MSFTSTTTPSKAPCKSTQAKMKSPNVKVITANIGGFKMAEALNRLPDTIVNIIRTTHYPDLVLLQETNWVDSSLQTAQQIISNSPYPGGRHYTLLGSTAGVSNRSVGVGLVYSDNVTITNFTTVFEYFPALDNRLCLADVHIKGTDRHLSLINVYAPNEQGASPFTNRQFYQSLDDYLRLHPCQYPLIAAGDWNAVASNDGRIGEKVTTHLKDFLANWDLLDTYTLISKHRKGLYTHTNNSRGAGRRLDQLHISSTLSQWIKSTQLVTNKQGHNITKSSHHAVQFVFNFGNLTQRQDRGPGTWRMPWWVFDTEYIAWLKFHVKSILKRYGPLKPSLKLQCLKENIKVTIQQEAKNRALRDSNHPDNRRREALMATASDWQAYPANEPYPMLHARVEQSKQQMEIHSLRNHQGRVKTDTSSLCDISARYFDNIFDRAADINDTDDSAFLDLFPEETRRVNTANPSLDSSFTKEEIFDTIKASTHNSAPGPDGIPYRFYRDCWDELGDLMTDVYNEAGADSPISTERNTAIIKLLYKSGDQADISNYRPISLINTEVKIYTQLINKAIQNILPDSIHGAQNGFVPGRHITNNLDTMDHFCNAYSQLNMGWVVGSLDFRKAYDTISQSWVIKTLRNVGVSELMINRILAVQQNAVTRINIRGVLSRPVRIKIGVRQGCPLSPTLFIIAVDALVRRLDREMFGLAPGLPLSHHHTTGHRPPQPPTHPEAVAAGHMKVSAFADDIAVFLNNIQDVATVGRVLCLFQRVSGLTLNPSKTVLQKIGPPDCFVPLTFIDAEWQRTIDATWPTDNNTRQAPTLRTSDNIFRYLGVHFGNRERLDTHYAQIKEDLKESLRRLSLWGLPYYSKAWMINIYFFSKLNFLGPYVSQIDNTFIRELNELACDKINKLSPDKTRKTFSNGFIQTPVGRGGLNLRDMGRFMVCLKAARAYRFFHGSSPALWDCTFQFYSRTHSLTQEKPHQRVDCRFPTGQAWGYAASPTMRDAIRASFELNKPLTAEHANPREDHEPSTTDTVNHRIWERNQVNVRAAESFREAHVDIAAARRYHPVRMVSTAEIDHLRWSMGPLTLENFMFHKTSSPDLPNFPHTLARPKKWTQRSDYGGISDDMVWQEVMHDLRKHYIADANKAQVLHLMRISRLPLVKWRYPDDHVFTKKNPGCGLCDKAIIQDLHEHIFCKCEVLLSMLTRMKIPSVDSLKDWIFTESKCGVLPSFPGHVNSDAPRKHQQVKTRKYLRELAYGIWKMERSLRYSGDDATLGHVQQGLLQFLKEAQMCFYDGQPPALHDERE; translated from the coding sequence ATGTCTTTCACCTCTACTACCACCCCTTCTAAAGCCCCATGTAAGAGCACCCAGGCCAAAATGAAATCTCCGAATGTTAAAGTCATCACGGCTAACATCGGCGGTTTTAAGATGGCGGAAGCGCTTAACCGATTACCCGACACCATTGTAAACATTATTCGAACTACTCACTACCCcgatctcgtccttcttcaagagaCGAACTGGGTGGACTCCTCCCTACAAACCGCTCAACAAATCATTTCAAACTCGCCCTACCCGGGGGGCAGACACTACACCCTCCTCGGCTCCACAGCTGGTGTTTCTAATAGAAGCGTCGGCGTGGGGCTAGTCTATTCCGAcaacgtcaccatcacaaacTTTACAACAGTTTTTGAATACTTCCCAGCCCTAGACAACAGACTGTGTTTGGCCGACGTGCACATCAAAGGCACCGACAGACACCTATCGCTGATCAACGTATACGCACCAAACGAGCAGGGAGCCTCCCCCTTCACTAACCGGCAGTTCTACCAGTCACTAGACGACTATCTACGCCTCCATCCCTGCCAATACCCCCTGATAGCGGCAGGCGATTGGAACGCGgtcgcctccaacgacggcaGGATTGGCGAAAAAGTGACGACTCACCTTAAGGACTTCTTAGCTAACTGGGACTTACTAGACACCTACACTCTAAtcagcaaacacagaaaaggcctctacactcacaccaacaacagccgcgGAGCTGGCAGGCGCCTGGATCAGCTGCACATCTCTTCGACACTCTCACAGTGGATCAAATCCACACAACTGGtaaccaacaagcagggtcACAACATCACGAAGTCCTCTCACCACGCGGTCCAATTCGTCTTTAACTTTGGCAACCTCACCCAGCGACAAGACAGAGGCCCAGGCACCTGGAGGATGCCCTGGTGGGTTTTTGATACAGAGTACATTGCTTGGCTCAAGTTCCACGTCAAATCCATTCTGAAGCGATATGGTCCTTTGAAGCCCAGCCTGAAGCTGCAATGCCTGAAAGAAAACATTAAGGTCACCATCCAACAGGAAGCCAAAAACCGCGCACTTCGAGATTCCAACCACCCAGACAACAGACGCCGCGAGGCCCTcatggcaacagcctcaGACTGGCAAGCCTACCCAGCTAACGAGCCATACCCGATGCTCCATGCTCGGGTCGAACAATCCAAGcaacagatggagatccacTCCCTACggaaccaccaaggccgagtgaagaccgacacctcctctctctgcgACATCTCAGCTCGATACTTTGACAACATCTTCGACAGAGCTGCCGATATCAacgacaccgacgacagcgcCTTTTTAGACCTCTTCCCCGAAGAAACCCGGAGGGTGAATACAGCTAACCCAAGCCTGGACTCGTCTtttaccaaggaggagatcttcgATACCATCAAGGCGTCTACGCACAACAGCGCGCCAGGGCCAGACGGCATCCCGTACAGGTTCTACCGCGACTGCTGGGATGAGCTGGGGGACTTGATGACGGACGTCTACAACGAAGCTGGAGCCGACTCGCCCATCAGCACCGAACGCAACACCGCTATCatcaaactactgtacaagtcggGAGATCAGgccgacatctccaactacaggcCTATTTCTTTGATCAACACAGAGGTGAAGATCTACACACAGCTCATTAACAAAgccatccagaacattCTTCCGGACAGCATTCACGGCGCCCAAAACGGTTTCGTACCGGGTCGACACATCACTAACAAtctcgacaccatggaTCATTTTTGCAACGCCTACTCCCAGCTGAACATGGGTTGGGTCGTAGGATCACTGGACTTCCGGAAAGCCTACGACACTATCAGCCAGAGTTGGGTGATAAAGACGCTTCGAAATGTGGGTGTCTCGGAACTGATGATCAACCGTATCCTAGCTGTACAACAGAACGCAGTAACGAGAATCAACATCAGAGGTGTCCTATCTCGCCCAGTCCGCATCAAGATCGGAGTGAGACAAGGAtgccctctctctccaaccctcttcatcatcgcAGTAGACGCACTTGTGCGTCGTCTGGACCGAGAGATGTTTGGACTGGCCCCAGGCCTGCCACtatcccaccaccacaccactgGGCACAGGCCGCCACAACCCCCTACTCACCCggaggcagtggcagctggACACATGAAGGTGTCGGCTTTCGCGGACGACATAGCGgtgttcctcaacaacatccaggacgTGGCCACGGTTGGTAGAGtgctctgcctcttccaacggGTCTCAGGCCTCACACTAAACCCGTCAAAGACGGTGCTTCAGAAGATCGGCCCCCCCGATTGTTTTGTTCCACTAACCTTTATTGACGCAGAATGGCAGCGAACAATTGACGCCACCTGGCcaaccgacaacaacacacgacAGGCCCCGACGCTCCGGACATCTGACAACATTTTCCGGTACCTCGGAGTACACTTCGGAAATCGCGAAAGGTTGGACACGCACTAcgctcagatcaaggaggacctcaaggagtcgcTGCGACGCCTTTCACTATGGGGTCTCCCCTATTACAGCAAGGCGTGGATGATCAacatctacttcttctcgaaactGAATTTCCTTGGACCCTACGTCAGCCAGATCGACAACACCTTCATCCGAGAGCTGAACGAACTAGCGtgcgacaagatcaacaaatTATCACCCGACAAAACACGCAAAACCTTCAGCAATGGTTTCATCCAAACTCCGgtaggcagaggaggactgAACCTGCGGGACATGGGACGTTTCATGGTGTGCCTGAAGGCCGCTCGGGCTTACAGGTTCTTCCATGGCTCATCGCCGGCCCTTTGGGACTGCACCTTCCAGTTCTACAGCAGAACTCACAGTCTCACACAGGAAAAGCCACACCAGCGCGTCGACTGCCGCTTTCCGACAGGCCAAGCTTGGGGCTACGCAgcctcccccaccatgcGAGACGCAATCagagcttctttcgagctcaacaagccccTCACCGCGGAACATGCCaaccctcgagaagatcacgAGCCCTctacaacagacacagttaATCACAGAATCTGGGAACGAAACCAGGTGAAcgtgagagcagcagaatctttCCGGGAAGCACACGTCGACATCGCAGCCGCGAGACGATACCATCCGGTCAGAATGGTGTCCACAGCGGAAATCGACCACCTCCGGTGGAGCATGGGACCACTTACTCtagagaacttcatgtttcacaagacctcgtctcccgacttgccaaacttcccacacacacttgcACGACCGAAGAAGTGGACTCAACGAAGCGACTACGGGGGCATCTCtgacgacatggtctgGCAGGAGGTAATGCATGACCTTCGAAAACACTACATcgccgacgccaacaaagcacaagttcttcacctcatGCGGATATCTCGACTTCCGCTCGtgaaatggagataccctgacgaccacgttttcaccaagaagaatccAGGATGCGGGCTCTGTGATAAGGCCATCATTCAGGATCTGCACGAGCATATCTTCTGCAAGTgcgaagttcttctttccatgttgaccaggatgaagattccgtcagtggactctctaaaggactggatctttaccgagtcgaaatgtggagtactcccctctttcccagggcatgtgaacagtgacgccccccggaaacatcaacaagtcaagacACGCAAATATCTGCGGGAATTGGCTtatgggatctggaagatggagagatcccTCCGGTACTCAGGGGACGACGCCACcctgggacatgtccaacagggtttgcttcaattcctgaaggaagcccagatgtgtttctacgatggacaaccgccagcacttcacgatgagcgagagtag
- a CDS encoding uncharacterized protein (Compare to YALI0C03542g, similar to uniprot|Q6CBF2 Yarrowia lipolytica YALI0C19360g), with protein sequence MDTVPNEILLNIFLFCELEAAVPLSQTCSRAAMMWTDLDATVIRCRVLERVPWITLNESGTGLSSWQKCALAIVARTEASQNKLRGWSYVYQENARRQITRGSRDSRWSPPVAAEEVKKQPGVIHPMRGPNPEEIKVRHPDAFYSPVVLDENDVFLHISDLNDKSHHNLINKGLCSRDEDGTWVVTNEHYLHENVKVTLLPNNTGAFLMVYYVKRQADDPIETNFSSQFYHLTPESVPPSSLDPQEWLSSAKPIGPPISLKYPELNLRRVVCSYNQVYNGFLYAMVRVGEWVRFWIDLGIVNIDGTRDLAVNANFPILECSFIDLTNRDHRRGYVEDGLDNYFVLSGEISTWISDLRTGTSYHAQTPEQRLEQQTHGISPFFYQHDKGRPHFHTWRL encoded by the coding sequence ATGGATACAGTACCGAACGAAATTCTGCTCAACATTTTCCTCTTTTGTGAACTCGAAGCAGCGGTTCCGCTTAGTCAGACATGTTCGCGAGCCGCCATGATGTGGACTGATCTCGACGCCACCGTGATTCGTTGCCGAGTTCTAGAACGGGTCCCCTGGATCACTCTCAACGAGTCTGGAACCGGTCTTAGCTCATGGCAAAAGTGCGCTCTAGCAATCGTGGCTCGGACTGAAGCGTCCCAGAACAAACTGAGAGGATGGAGTTATGTCTATCAAGAGAATGCCAGACGACAGATCACCCGAGGATCCCGTGACAGCAGATGGAGCCCACCTGTGGCTGCAGAAGAGGTGAAAAAGCAACCAGGGGTGATTCATCCAATGAGAGGGCCAAATCCAGAAGAAATCAAGGTCCGGCATCCAGACGCCTTTTACTCGCCAGTGGTTCTGGATGAGAACGACGTCTTTCTGCACATTTCAGATTTGAACGACAAATCGCACCACAACCTGATCAACAAGGGTCTTTGTTCCAGGGATGAAGATGGCACTTGGGTGGTCACCAACGAGCATTATCTGCATGAGAACGTCAAAGTCACCCTGCTACCAAACAATACTGGGGCTTTCTTGATGGTCTACTACGTTAAACGTCAAGCAGATGACCCGATTGAAACAAATTTCAGCTCCCAATTCTACCATCTGACCCCAGAGAGTGTTCCGCCATCCTCCCTGGATCCCCAAGAGTGGCTCAGCTCTGCTAAACCTATTGGTCCGCCTATCTCGCTGAAATACCCAGAGCTCAATCTCAGGAGAGTAGTATGCAGCTACAATCAGGTCTACAATGGTTTCCTCTACGCAATGGTCCGTGTAGGCGAATGGGTTCGGTTCTGGATCGACCTGGGCATTGTAAACATAGACGGCACTCGTGATTTGGCTGTGAATGCCAATTTTCCAATTCTGGAATGTTCATTTATTGATCTCACAAACAGAGACCATCGACGGGGATATGTTGAAGATGGACTGGACAATTATTTCGTTCTTTCTGGCGAGATTAGCACATGGATTTCAGACCTTCGAACTGGAACCTCCTATCATGCCCAGACGCCTGAGCAACGACTAGAGCAGCAAACACATGGTATAAGCCCGTTCTTTTATCAGCATGACAAAGGAAGACCCCATTTTCACACGTGGCGCCTCTGA
- a CDS encoding uncharacterized protein (Compare to YALI0C03443g, weakly similar to uniprot|Q89C37 Bradyrhizobium japonicum Blr7961 protein) — MHGRLDNFFAERPYLPHLRSHDNSLTQDAKPTGAPFAPPMDLYDNEKQYLIHLSLPGVFPDDLEVETDADLRLITVKGVFRNPYEDMNENLRINERRSGAFERQIKFPKGTVVEEDNISAKLTNGVLEISLKKVEGKEREVRRIKVECC; from the coding sequence ATGCACGGCAGACTCGACAACTTTTTCGCAGAGAGACCCTACCTTCCTCACCTGAGATCTCATGACAACAGTCTGACTCAGGATGCTAAGCCCACCGGAGCTCCCTTTGCCCCTCCCATGGATTTGTACGACAACGAAAAGCAGTACCTGATTCATCTTTCTCTTCCCGGAGTGTTTCCCGACGATTTGGAGGTTGAGACTGATGCTGATCTGAGACTCATTACCGTCAAGGGAGTGTTCCGAAACCCCTACGAGGACATGAACGAGAATCTCAGAATCAACGAGCGACGAAGCGGCGCCTTCGAACGACAGATCAAGTTCCCCAAGGGcactgttgttgaggaagacAACATCTCTGCCAAGCTGACTAATGGTGTTTTGGAGATTAGTCTCAAAAAGGTGGAGGGTaaagagagagaggtcAGACGGATTAAGGTGGAGTGCTGCTAA
- a CDS encoding uncharacterized protein (Compare to YALI0C03520g, similar to uniprot|Q9UT85 Schizosaccharomyces pombe WD repeat protein), whose translation MNGNGRQPVTYRGYNTTEMTRLLLQALGDLGYKATAETLESESNISLESPHVAQLRQAVTSGQWDDAERYFDGVTLRSGTNPAEYRFLIRKQHCLELLAQGDDKGGLRVLREELAPLGVNTHELAVLSNHVFETRETVLRLLDGDAAKSRVALLTQLQAFIAPSEMIPEYRLATLLSQAQQHQVAKAAPYHMVPQQQMSLFEDYKGQPDLFPDRVSHVLEGHSHEVWNLEFSHCGKFLASVSCDKSIIIWNLDTYTAEKRLQGHSSAPVMALWSPDDSMILSGSQDKTARLWNAKTGEQIHVFEGIHAHTVSCAWLPDGKRFITSCADDATMILWSAEDCTEVHRWKYKAIHAAVSPDGKRLVAVGGPGPAHNFVVFDLVTFEEVAEVATSQKTTSVSISADSRYALINFMGPKTGDGVHELQLWDICKLRLCQRYIGNSPSGCVIRSCFGGIDDSLVLSGSEDSRVYVWNRADANLIAILQGHSSLVNCVQWHPTRPMFASAGDDHTVRIWDKEQ comes from the coding sequence ATGAATGGAAATGGACGGCAACCGGTCACGTACCGCGGCTACAACACGACCGAAATGACCCGTCTGTTGCTGCAGGCGCTGGGCGACCTGGGATACAAAGCCACCGCAGAGACGCTGGAAAGCGAGAGCAACATTTCGTTGGAATCCCCTCACGTTGCCCAGCTTCGTCAGGCCGTCACTTCCGGTCAATGGGATGATGCCGAGCGCTACTTTGATGGGGTGACTCTCAGAAGCGGTACAAACCCGGCAGAGTACCGCTTTCTGATTCGCAAACAACACTGTCTGGAACTTCTGGCCCAGGGCGACGATAAGGGAGGATTGAGGGTGCTTAGAGAAGAGCTAGCACCTCTAGGCGTCAACACACACGAACTTGCCGTTCTGTCCAACCATGTGTTCGAAACAAGAGAAACAGTGCTGCGACTTCTCGACGGTGACGCTGCCAAGTCGCGGGTGGCGCTACTAACACAGCTGCAGGCTTTCATAGCCCCCTCGGAAATGATCCCCGAGTACCGCCTGGCAACATTGCTGTcccaggcccagcagcatcagGTTGCTAAGGCTGCCCCTTATCACATGGTACCCCAGCAGCAAATGTCTCTTTTCGAAGACTACAAGGGCCAACCGGATTTGTTTCCCGACAGAGTTAGCCATGTGTTGGAGGGTCATTCGCACGAGGTTTGGAATCTTGAGTTCTCGCACTGCGGCAAGTTCTTGGCCTCAGTGTCGTGTGACAAGTCTATCATCATCTGGAATTTGGACACATATACAGCCGAGAAACGTCTTCAAGGACACTCTTCCGCCCCAGTGATGGCACTCTGGTCTCCTGACGACTCAATGATCTTGTCCGGAAGTCAAGACAAGACTGCCCGTCTGTGGAATGCCAAGACTGGTGAGCAGATTCACGTCTTTGAGGGAATTCATGCACACACCGTTTCCTGCGCATGGCTGCCTGATGGCAAACGGTTCATCACGTCGTGTGCCGACGATGCTACCATGATTTTGTGGTCAGCAGAAGACTGTACCGAGGTGCATCGATGGAAGTACAAGGCCATTCATGCGGCCGTTTCGCCCGATGGAAAGCGGCTGGTGGCAGTGGGAGGACCCGGTCCGGCGCACAACTTTGTTGTTTTCGATCTCGTCACgtttgaggaggttgcGGAAGTTGCCACGTCCCAGAAAACCACCTCTGTGAGCATTTCAGCCGACTCCCGGTACGCCCTAATAAACTTCATGGGCCCCAAGACCGGCGATGGGGTACATGAGCTGCAGCTGTGGGACATTTGCAAGCTCAGACTGTGCCAACGGTACATTGGCAACAGTCCCAGTGGATGTGTGATTCGATCGTGTTTCGGAGGAATCGACGACTCATTGGTGTTGAGTGGATCCGAGGACTCGAGAGTGTACGTGTGGAACCGCGCAGATGCGAATCTCATTGCCATTCTGCAGGGTCATTCATCTCTCGTCAACTGTGTGCAGTGGCATCCCACTAGGCCCATGTTTGCGTCAGCTGGGGATGATCACACTGTCAGAATTTGGGATAAAGAGCAGTGA
- a CDS encoding uncharacterized protein (Full length Line element) → METAQAQASAGNSLGAPNPPPPDLSRGDGATSTETPNQTDIEKIQKNDKNDENNKKNDKNDKNDKKNDNNITLNAWKSKAEVKALLTSNPSTLKFNLNKERISEPLAAPNGRHTSGRFNVSYVASKENFFRRALDRSATPDWNLPISMFLEHLDNAAEVDEKDTISVLEGVIEKFDEIKGQVGLAEFDLSRHNLDIVPHLIDQINLEQDPEDCYQVGNGWHYLTSDALTDPHEQRMAVILETVSLIVEANTQDYRIMRKGSANPAGRRVLYYFNLPSYMKMERQTEDAFKIHLNAILNQFDVDIDQAIPGSSLLSGTLLMTSANHQNISGPVIAVRALLGSTLPQTIPDFFVNLDPTKARLTGSKLIKMHFANGDNICVKCKSTKHIREACPEKDMVTPKIFRTRAHQGTLPQRGKALASIHAPSTVEPPVQTRKFHHTPATHQWETVGTKSPRHRRTRDTSPQPTGQKPLRSYYNFEVLSDKTGEDTPEETEQTNQLPSTNQQHGTQNLPINIPASEEDTVPDDQETEQADVSMNGFDTQPDALAHPEVAPDVTQFLPPATPLNTEATNNGLPHDHTSPNTTNQTQPPPGSIHEGRPRGGHTTSSFSGEPSHTTLGKKHIAVFQTASSEVPVQILNPDRSENRLCWLPSQEVAKFIDGRCPTFLSTCHFKVFHDGATLSSVDEIVEPPNSPPNPPRVTTLHEVDTMLRPGQNQ, encoded by the coding sequence ATGGAAACAGCGCAAGCCCAAGCTTCGGCGGGTAACTCCTTGGGCGCTCCGAACCCCCCACCTCCTGATTTATCgcgaggtgatggagccaCCTCAACCGAAACCCCCAACCAAaccgacattgaaaaaatccaaaaaaacgacaaaaacgatgaaaacaacaaaaaaaacgacaaaaacgacaaaaacgacaaaaaaaacgacaacaatATCACCCTCAACGCCTGGAAGAGCAAGGCCGAAGTCAAGGCTCTCCTGACATCGAACCCCTCCACACTCAaattcaacctcaacaaggagcgaatTTCGGAGCCCCTTGCGGCGCCGAATGGTAGGCATACCTCCGGCCGTTTCAACGTGTCCTATGTAGCCAGCAAGGAAAACTTCTTCCGAAGAGCTCTTGACCGCTCCGCCACCCCTGATTGGAATCTTCCTATCTCCATGTTCCTCGAGCACCTCGATAACGCCGCTGaagtcgacgagaaggacaccATCAGTGTCCTCGAGGGCGTCATCGAAAAgttcgacgagatcaagggtCAGGTTGGTCTGGCGGAGTTTGACCTGTCCAGGCACAACCTAGACATCGTCCCCCACCTGATCGACCAGATTAACTTAGAACAGGACCCTGAAGACTGCTACCAAGTGGGAAATGGTTGGCACTACCTGACGTCGGACGCCCTCACTGACCCCCACGAACAACGAATGgctgtcattctggagacagttagtctcattgttgaggCCAATACTCAAGATTATCGCATCATGAGGAAGGGCTCGGCTAaccctgctggacgaagaGTACTTTACTACTTCAACCTACCCTCgtacatgaagatggagcgtCAGACGGAGGATGCTTTCAAGATCCACCTCAACGCTattctcaaccagttcGACGTAGACATTGATCAGGCCATTCCAGGTTCCTCCCTCTTGAGTGGCACCCTTCTGATGACCTCTGCCAACCATCAGAACATCTCGGGTCCTGTGATCGCAGTTCGTGCTCTCCTAGGCTCCACCCTGCCCCAGACCATCCCCGACTTCTTCGTCAACCTGGATCCCACCAAGGCTAGGCTTACCggctcaaagttgatcaAGATGCACTTCGCCAACGGCGATAACATCTGTGTTAAGTGCAAGAGCACTAAGCACATCCGGGAGGCCTGCCCCGAGAAAGACATGGTCACTCCCAAGATCTTCCGCACCCGCGCTCACCAGGGTACCCTCCCACAGAGAGGTAAAGCCCTTGCTTCCATCCATGCCCCATCCACCGTGGAGCCCCCGGTCCAAACTCGCAAGTTCCACCACACGCCTGCTACTCACCAGTGGGAGACCGTCGGCACTAAGTCCCCTAGACATAGACGGACTCGAGACACGTCCCCCCAACCCACCGGTCAGAAGCCCCTCCGATCTTACTACAACTTTGAAGTCTTGAGCGACAAAACCGGAGAGGACACAcccgaagagaccgagcAAACTAACCAGCTGCCCTCTAcgaaccagcagcatggaacTCAGAATCTAcccatcaacatccccgCCTCCGAGGAAGACACAGTTCCCGACGACCAGGAAACGGAACAGGCTGACGTATCCATGAACGGCTTTGACACCCAGCCTGACGCACTTGCTCACCCTGAAGTAGCCCCTGATGTCACCCAGTTTCTTCCCCCCGCTACCCCGCTTAacaccgaggccaccaacaacggcctTCCCCACGACCACACCAGTCCCAACACGaccaaccaaacacaaccccccCCCGGAAGTATCCACGAGGGccgaccccgaggagggcacaccacctccagttTCTCTGGCGAGCCCTCTCACACCACGCTCGGCAAGAAGCACATTGCGGTCTTCCAGACCGCCTCGAGCGAGGTTCCGGTGCAAATCCTGAACCCGGACAGGTCGGAGAACagactctgctggctgcCTTCTCAGGAGGTAGCAAAGTTCATTGACGGGAGGTGCCCGACATTCCTGTCTACATGCCACTTCAAAGTTTTCCACGACGGTGCGACACTCAGCTCggtagacgagattgtAGAACCCCCGAACAGTCCCCCGAACCCCCCTAGGGTGACCACTCTCCATGAGGTGGACACAATGCTCCGACCGGGGCAGAACCAGTAA